DNA from Leptospirales bacterium:
TGCGCTGCCGGCTCTTTGCGCAGGTCCTGGGCTCGCGCCATCAGGATCGCCACCACGCGAGCAGAAGCGCTGAGCTCCGGGTTGTCGGCTGTCGGCAGAAAGCTGCCAATTGCCGGAAGCAACACCGCATCGGGCGCATAGCCGACAGCCTCGCGAAAGGATTCCATCGCCGCCTGCTGGGCCTTGCCAATCTCGCGCTGATTGCGTGCATGATCGGCTATAGCTGTATCGTGCAGGGGCGGGCGATCGAATTTGATGAAGAACAACGGACGAAATAGCGCAACCAACTTGAAGTATTCGCCCAGATACCCGGCTTCAATGCCCACTCGATCGCGCCGCGTCAGTTCAAAGTGAATCGTGCGGCGATGGGCTTCGATGGCTTTGCCGTAGCGATCGAAAATCGGACTCTCCATGGCGTCGAGGCTTTGCGCAATTTGCATGCGCACCCTGCGATCCTGGAGTTGAGACTCGTAGTATTCGCGAAGCTGGCCGAGGTCCACGCCGATCCCGCCGTGATCTTTGAGCGCTTCACGGACTGCTGGATGGATGGCGCGATCCACAGCGCCTGCCAGCCGCGGACGCAGCTCAACGTCCAGTGCGTGGCTGAGTTCGGAGAGCAATAGCGTCATCGCTTTCTCCCACGAAGAGCCAGGAAAATATTCCGGCCTGGCAAAGGCCTCGCGCAGCCCGGCCTGGTTGGTTTTGACAAAATTGAGGATGGCTGTCTCGCGCTCGGAGAGCGGCGCGCTGCGGATTGCCGGATTGGACCAGAGGCGCTCGACAAACTCGCGCATTTTTTGCTGTTCCGCGGTCATGAGCGCACCCCCGGAGCATGACGCCCAGCGCAGCGGCAGGCAGCAAACACATTCCTTGACTGATCTCGCTCTTCCTTCAGCTTGAACCCCAGTGCGCTATTTGATCGTATCAAATCGTTTGCCATTCTCCATTCAGCGCGCCGGCGCAGAATTCCGGCTTACTCCCAGCGTCGGCGGATTGGCCACGGGAATTCGCGCATTTCTTGCCGGTCGGCCAGAGGCCGGCCGGCTCTGGATCGGCTGGCCCGGTCTGGAATTGGATGGCGAGAACCAGCTGCGCTTTGACGCCTTGCTGCGTCGGGAGCACGATGCGGCGCCGGTCTTCTTGACCGAGGCTCAGATGCGCGATTTCTATCATGGCTTCTGCAATTCCACTTTGTGGGCGCTGTTCCACTACTTTCCCAGCTACGCAGTCTATGACGCTGAATTCTATGAAGAGTACCGTCGGGTAAACCAGATCTATGCCGAGGCCATTCTGGCCGAGCTTGGCGAAGATGATCTATTGTGGATCCATGACTACCAGCTGATGCTGGTTCCGGGGATGATCCGGCAGCGTCGACCGGCGGCGCGCATCGGCTTTTTTCTACACATTCCCTTTCCGGAGTTTGAACTTTTTCGTCTGCTGCCTCGACAATGGCGCAGCGATCTGATCAGCGGCGTGCTGGGCGCCGATCTGATTGGCTTTCATACGCACGACTACGCTCGCTACTTCTTACGCTCCGCTTTGCGAATTCTGGGCGTGGAAAGCGAGGCCGGCAGGCTGCTGTATGGCGATCGGGCGGTCAAGGTCGACGCCTTCCCGATGGGCATTGATTTTGAGCGCTTTTTTCATTCGGATCGTTCGTCTGATAGCCTGCGCGAGGAGCAGCGCCTGTCTGAGGCGCGCGCCGACCGCCGCTGGATCCTTTCCATTGATCGACTGGACTATTCCAAGGGGATTGCCCACCGCCTGCGCGCTTTTGAGCGCTTTCTGCAAGAACGCAGCGACTGGATCGGACGCGTTTCCTTGATCGTTGTAGTGGTTCCTTCGCGCGTGGAGGTGGATCAGTACCAGCTCTTGAAAAGCGAGATCGACGAACTGGTGGGCGCGATCAATGGCCGCTTTTCTCGACCGGATTGGACGCCCATTACATATTTATTTAAGACATATGATTTCGATATGCTTACGGCGCTCTACCGTCAGGCCGACGTGGCATTGATCACGCCGCTGCGCGACGGTATGAATCTGATCGCCAAGGAATACGTGGCTGCTCGGGCCGACGGGGCTGGCGTACTGGCGCTCAGCGAAATGGCTGGCGCCGCTCAGGAGTTGGGCGAGGCGTTGCTGGTGAATCCCAATGATATTGTCGGCATGGCCCAGACCATCGCCGACGCTCTGGAAATGCCCCTCGATGAGCAGCGTGCGCGTATGCGTCGCATGCAGTCGCGGATTCGAAGATATGATGTCTTCCGCTGGGCGGATGAATTTATGAGTGCGCTGGAGGCCTGGCAGGGCGAACAGCGGCAGCTGGAAATTCGTCCGCTGCGCGGCGCGGCCCGGCATTCGCTGCTGCAGGCATGGCGCGGCGCACGGCGGCGCCTGCTCCTGACGGACTACGACGGCACTCTGGCCCCCTTCCATTCCATGCCAGAGCTCGCCCATCCCTCCGAAGAGATCCGAAGCTTGCTTTTGCAAATCGCCCAACAGTGTCAGCTGGTCATCATCAGCGGTCGCGACCGCGAAACGCTGCAACGCTGGCTGGGCGATCTGCCGCTGACATTGATTGCCGAGCACGGCGCTGCGACGCGCTTGCAAGGCGAGGAGTGGCGCGAGCTGCAGATGGCCGGCGCCGACTGGAAGTCGGTGGTGCGTCCAGTCTTTGACCTGGCCGCGGACCGCACCCCGGGCGCCTTTGTTGAAGAGAAAGAATTCTCGCTGGTCTGGCACTTTCGCAATGCCGATCTGGAGGCGGCGCGGGCCCGGGAACAGGAATTGCTCGATACGCTCACGGCGCTCACCGCCAATCTCGAGGTGCAAATCCTGCGCGGCAATCGCATTGTGGAGGCCAGAATGCTGGGCGCCAACAAGGGCGCGGCAGCGCTGAGGATGATGGCCCGCGAGGACTATGATTGGATTCTTGCGATCGGCGATGATGCCACCGACGAGGACATGTTCCAGTCGCTGCCGCCCGAGTGCTGGACGGTTCGCGTTGGACTGCACGCCACGCGGGCGCGCTTCAATCTCGATTCGCAGTCGGACGTGCCGCCCTTTTTCAGCGAGCTGGCGGCCGCTGCTCAAGGAGCGTGGATTTGACCATGAGCTTACGTGATCTCGGCATCGTCGGCAATTGTCAGTTCAATGCGCTGATAGATTCCAGCGGGGCGGTACAGTGGCTCTGCTTTCCGCGATTCGATTCCAGTTTTGTCTTTGGCGGGCTCGTGGACGGCCAGTGTGGCGGGCATTTTCAGATTGAGGGCGCAGAGCCAGGCGGCGCGCCGGCGCCGCCCGGCCGATTGGATTACTTACGAAACACAAACATATTGCGCAACATCGTGGAGTCGCGCAGTGGTTGCTTCGAAATTCTGGACTTCGCTCCGCGCTTCATTCAAAACGAACGCTCTTATCGCCCAACGATGTTGATTCGCATTGTGCGCCCGCTTGCCGGCCGGCCGCTCTTGCGCGTGCGCTGCCAGCCTGTCTACGACTATGGCGAGGTAAGACTGCAGGCCGAGGTAGGCAGCCATCACATTGAATATTCCGGGGCCAGCGGCCGGCTGCGTTTGACCACCAATCATTCGCTGGAGTATCTTCAGTCCGGCGCGCTCTTTGCTCTGGAGGGACCGGTCTATTTTGCCCTGGCATGGGGACCGCCGCTGGAGGGGCCGCTGGAGGAAAGCTGCGAGAATTTCTTTCAGCGCACGAGGCTCTACTGGCGCACCTGGGTAAAGCACACCACGCTACCCGCGGAATACCAACGCGAGGTCATTCGCTCAGCGCTGATTTTGAAGCTGCACCAGTTTGAAGATACAGGCGCGATCATTGCGGCGACAACGACCAGCATCCCCGAAGCGCCGGGCTCGGCGCGTAACTGGGACTATCGTTATTGCTGGGTGCGCGACGCCGCGCTGGCCATACGCGCTTTTCGTATGCTCGGTCATTTCGAAGAGATGGAGGGCTTTGCCAACTTCATGCGCGATCGCGCCGGGGCCGATGGCGGACGTCTGCAGCCGCTCTACAGCGTGGCCGGCGAAAACGCTCTTACCGAGCGCGAGCTCCCATTGCTGGGCGGCTATTTGAAGCACCTTCCGGTGCGCGTAGGCAACGACGCCTGGCGTCAGATACAGAATGATGTCTACGGCGAAATGGCCCTGGCGCTCACCCCGCTTTATACGGATGAACGATTTCAGGCCGATGTTGGGCCCGATCTCTCCATCCTCAACGAGCTTTGCGAGCAAATCCAGCGCACGATCGGCGACTCGGACGCCGGCATCTGGGAATACCGCAGCATCAGCAAACGCAATGCCTTCACTCTGTTGATGCACTGGGTTGGCGCCACGCGCATCGCCGCTATTGCTGAAATGAGCGGCGAGCAGGGACTGATGCTGCGAGCCCGTCACCTGGCGGCGGAGGCAGGTCTGGCGCTGCAGGAGGAGTACTGGAACGAGCAGCTGGGCGCCTATGTTATGTGGCCCAACAGCGCCATGCTTGACGCTTCGCTCCTGATGATGGTCAACCTTGGTTTTTTGCAGAGCGATGATCCGCGAGCGCGCCGCCATGTGGAGGCCATTGGCAGCGGCCTGGAGGCGCCCGGCGGCTTGCTCTATCGCTATCTGACGCCGGATGACTTTGGCCAGCCGGAGACGGCGTTTCTGATCTGCGCCTTCTGGTTGGCGGAAGCGCGCTGCCGCGTTGGCCTGCAACAAAAGGGGCGGGAGCTTTTCCAACGGTTGCTGGGTTGCGCCAATCCGCTGGGTCTTTTCAGCGAGGATTTTGATGCTCGTGATGCTTCGCTCTGGGGAAATTTTCCGCAGGCCTACTCGCACGTTGGCCTGATCAATGCCGCCTTCCTGCTATCCGGGCCGCATCCGGTTTGATTTCCACTTGGCGTGGCGGCGCGCCACGGCGTCGATGTGCGATGCCTGCAGAGCTGGAACAGATGCTGCGCATCCTGCGCGCCGGCCCCCTGCTGGAGTGCGAGTCGCCGTGGCTTCGCGACCATCCGCAGCAGTGCCGCGAGATCTTTGGAGTAGAGACTTCTGAACTTCGCTTCTGTCTGGAGCGCGATGGACGCCAGATCGCCGATGGGCCGCTGCAAGCAGGCGCCTCGCTGCGCGCCGATCTAAGCGCCGAACCGCACGGCGCCCTACAATTGACGCTCTATGCTTCGCGCTCCGAGGGCCGACGCGTTCTGTGGCGTCAGCAGATTTACGTGCAGCCATCCTTGCAGCGCAGTCCGGCGGCGATTGACGCCCTGGCTCGCCGTCATGCTCCAGTCTTCCTGTGCAGCGCAAAGGAACAGTATTTTCCTGTGGCGCTTGGCGATCTGTTCGAAAGCGAGCCGCTGCGCGAAGGCGCCAATACTGTTCGCGTACAAAGCATATTTGGCGAGCGACAAATCGCTGCGCCGCTACTGGACGACTTCCTTCGTTACAATGGCCACCAGGACTATCTGCTCGATCAGTCGTTTTTCGACTTTGGTCGATCGTCCTTCAAGGACGTGCATGGCGAAGCGCGGCGTTCGGTTGTTTACTACTCCTACATGGAAGAGGGCGACCGATTCTTTTTACACTACCATACCTTCTACGCCTTCGATCCCAAAACCGGCATAGCCCGCCTGCTCAATGTTGGGCCGCATATTTTCGATCGCGAAAGCATGACATTGTGCTTTGATGCCAGCGAAAAGCTGCTATCGATTACGCTCTCCGGTCATCTGGAAGGACAACCGATTCTCTTTCTGGAAAAATTGAAAATCTGGAATACGGGACGCGTGCGCATCGATCTGCCGGATAGTAATATGCCGCAGATTCACGGCCATTTCAGCGCAGCCGTGGCGGAGGGTTCGCATGCTATCTATCCCTGCGCCGGCCTCTATCATATTTCCGCGCTGACCGAGCTGGCCGGACATATCATCCAGCGACTGTTGCCACTGGCCGGTCTTGGCGAAGAGCAGGGCGAAGAACTTGTGAACCATCAAGTATTACTGCCGCCGGATCTGCAGTCGGATCGGTTCAGTAGCTACGAATTGCGTCCCTTGCGTTTGGATCTTCTGCGCAGCGATCCTTTGCCGCCGCAGACTTACTATGATCCGGCAACGGCGACGCTTTGCTTCAGCGGCTACTGGGTAGACGTACCGGGATTTCACAATGAACGTTTCCCGCCCTTTTCCAGTCGCGAGCAGCGACCGGGCGAATGGTGCGATCAGGCCTATCGCTGGGATTGGTCCGATCTGCCGGCTTCGATCCTGCAACACAACAGGGCGCTGGCGCAGTCTATCAGTGAAGCCAGTCGGAAGGCCGGCCCGTGAAACTCGAACGATCCGGCGGTCGCGCTCCATCGGATAATCGATGGCCATGGCGAAATCGCCGCAAGTCCTCGGGCCTGACTGCTCGCATGCTGCTGCCGTTCTTGCTGCTTACTTGCCAGCTCTGGCGCTGCCAGCCACAGATGGCGGCAGAGTCGCCAGTCCCCGTGCGTACGCTGGAACTTTCTGCTCTGAACGAACGGCATGAAATCAATGCCGGCGAGGCGCAAGTACTGATCGATCCGGGGGCGACGCTCAGCGCCGACGATGCTGCGTCGAGTCCCGCCTGGCAAGACTGGCCCAGGCCCGCCGTCAATCTAGGATTGACCTCGGCGGCGGTATGGGTCCGTTTGCGCGTCGCTCATCACGGCAATGCGCCGCTTACGCGCTTACTGCTGGCGGAGAACGCCCGTCTCTGGGAACTGGAACTCTATCGCGTGGATCACAATCGTACGGCAATGCTGGCTCGCAGCGGCGCCAGCCAGGACGCCGCTACTGTTTCGCTGGCTTTCCCCTATTATGCATTTCCGCTTACGCTCCAGCCTCAGGAAAGCATAGAGCTTCTGCTTCGTGCGCAACATCGAACTACGCTGCAATTGCCGCTGGCTATTGTACCACAATCAGCGCTCCTCGACGGCGGCCGCGCTTTTGCGTGGGGCTATGGTCTGATTTTTGGGGCTCTGGCAGCGCTGGCCCTCTATCACCTGTTCATTTACCTTGCTGTGCGCGATCGTAACAGCATTTTGTATGTACTGATTGTTGTATTTATGATATTATTTACGGCTGGCTTTGCCGGCCTGACCCAGCGCTGGCTGTTCCTGGGCCAGGCAGACCTGGATAGCAGATTTTTGCCGGCCATTGGCGCCCTTGGTCTGGCCCTGGTGGCATTTTTTACCGCCGACTATTTTCACGCCGCTTCGGCGCTGCCGCTTGGCGCGCGGCTATTGCACTGGATCATTGCCGGCCTGCTGCTGGCAGCAGTACTGTCAATGGCCGGCTGGGTGCGTGCGGCTACGGGCCTGGCCATAGTATGCTCCTTTGTTCTGGCGCCAGCCTCGATCTGGATTGCTCTGACGCGCATGCGTCGCGGCTTTCGGCCGGCCCGGCCTTATCTGATTGCCTGGGGCGTATTTTTCCTGGCCACGACGCTGCATGGAGTTATGCAACTGGGCGGATTCACCTTGCTCTTCTGGCTGCAGCATGGTCTGGCAATTGGCGCCGTTGTCAGCGCCGCCCTGCTGTCGCTGGGCGTTGGTTCGCGGCTGCGTTCGCAGGAGCTGGAGCGCGCCGAAATCAGCGCCGAGCTATCTCTTGCACGCGAGATTCAGCTGGCGCTTTTGCCGGTGCAACTTCCAGATCAGGAACTGTTGGCCGTTGCGTATCATTATGAGCCAATGCATTTGATTGGCGGCGACCTGGTCGATGTTCATTTGCGCGGCGATCGAGCATTGTTCATTGTTGCCGATGTCTCCGGGCATGGCGTACCGGCGGCTTTGCTTTCCACGGCGATCAAGGCAGCGCTGCCCCCCTGCTATGAGCTGGCAGCCGATCCGGCGGCGCTATTGACGCGCCTGCATCGCGGCGTTCTGGACCGCATGGCCGGACGTCATTTTACGGCCTGTGTGGCCAGTTTCAGCGTCCAGGATGGGGCGCTCACGGTCGCGGCCGCCGGCGCGCCGCCGCCAATGTTGCTCAGTCGTGACGGAGACGTTGTAGAACTGGAAGCTCTCGGTCCGGTAATCCATCCGCAAATCGATCCAATCTGGGAGAACCAGCGGTTCCAGCTGCAATCCGGAGATCGAATTCTGATGTATACCGATGGCGTCGTAGAGGCGGAAAACGAGTATGGCGATCGCTTCAGAGAAGAGCGACTGGTTTCGCTGCTGGAGCGCTGCGGAGCGCTGAGCCCGGACCAGGTATGCGAACGTATCCTGCGCGAGCTGCGGCACTTTGTTGGCTTTGAGCGCGGTTTGCAGGATGACGTGACTCTGATGTGCTTCGAGCGACGTCGAACATCGCTGGACTAGTTGGCTGGACAAGCGTTGGAAAAATCCACCACGCAAACGGGAGAATAGCGGCTGTGTTCAGCGCAAGCCGCGCCGGTGAAGCGGAATTCTTGATTGAACATATTGGCGCGGTGGCCCCGTTCAGGCACCCCATCATCTATCAAGAACTGCAGCGCAATTGCCAGTCCGCCATCGTCGCCAAAAAGAATGCCATAGCTGATGTTTTCAGCCAGAGCGCTGGCGCGCACGCCTTCCCGCATCATACGATCAAAGGGCGAACTGCCATCGGAACCCTCGTGGCCAAGGGCGCCGCTGCTGGATTGATCGCGAGCATGTCTCGTTGCCGACCGTTCCAGCGCCGGGCATCGTTGCAAAGGGGGCGCCGTTGCTTGCTGGCCGACAAAATCCAAAGCCTCCTGCACTGCGCTGGCCCCCTCATGCATTTGGATGCGACGTGTCCCGACGGTAAGAATGTTTCCGTCAAAGGCGCTCAGCAAGTTGCGCAGAGCCGATGAAATGGACCGCGGGTTAGTTCTCAGTGTGTTGCTGCGCGTTACAATGTCGCTGGAAATTTGCTGCAGGTTGGGGCCCGCCCACAGACCCGGCGCCGCAATTGCAAAAAATAGCATGGTTGCCGCCGCTGACCAAGCCCGTCGCATGTCTGCAACGAACTCAATGCGCGGCGCCTGTCAAGTGAATCGCGCTGCCCGGAGGCCATTCCGGTTAATAAGTGCCGGACATCTGTTGCAAATGAGCAATGGCCTACACATGTCCGTCGCGGCGCGGGACCCTCGATGTGCAATTTTGCTCTGAAGATTTCTGATAGTCGCGCAACGAGCCAGTTCATTCAAGCAATTGGCGGCCTTCGAGCCTAAGCTTCGTTCCAGAGAAGCAAAAACCATGAACCTCAAAGCAGCCTTGCCAGAGCTGGACGATCGCTATCTGCGCCAGCTGCAGCGCGAATTTCCTGGCGTTTCACATTTTTGCGGATACGGAGCTGCCACATCCGATCTTTGCCGGCTTTGCACGCCATTTGCTCAATCGCAACTTGCGTCTGATTCGCGAGGGCCGGCGGAAGCCTCGTCAATATTCGCAGGGGGCCAGGTCGTCCGTCGCGTGAAAATGCGCAGCAGCTTCGCCGCTGACGGCGCGCCGTGCGCCTGACCGTTTTCGTCGCGATAGATGCGGCAGCAGTCAGCGGTAGGCGCGCCGCTGCCAGGCTCGACGTCTGCGCCATCAACAAGTATGCTTGGAGAGCCGAAGTTCATCGCATAGCCTGGCGCAGCCGGATCTTGCCGGCAATGTTCCAGGTATTCGATGGCAATGTTTGCCGCTGCTGCGGCAGATCGAATCGTCTGGCGCGCCTCTTCCAGGTGCGGACAATCTGCATCAAAGATCAGTTCCACTTTCATCTAAATACAAATCCGTTGTACATAGTTTGCTTCACTCATCGAAGCTGAGGCCGAGCGTGTGGCCGGCGCAAGCAATCCTTACATCGGCTCAAGACGCGGACCATTGACCCACCACATGCGTATCTCCCCGCGGTT
Protein-coding regions in this window:
- a CDS encoding bifunctional alpha,alpha-trehalose-phosphate synthase (UDP-forming)/trehalose-phosphatase → MRYLIVSNRLPFSIQRAGAEFRLTPSVGGLATGIRAFLAGRPEAGRLWIGWPGLELDGENQLRFDALLRREHDAAPVFLTEAQMRDFYHGFCNSTLWALFHYFPSYAVYDAEFYEEYRRVNQIYAEAILAELGEDDLLWIHDYQLMLVPGMIRQRRPAARIGFFLHIPFPEFELFRLLPRQWRSDLISGVLGADLIGFHTHDYARYFLRSALRILGVESEAGRLLYGDRAVKVDAFPMGIDFERFFHSDRSSDSLREEQRLSEARADRRWILSIDRLDYSKGIAHRLRAFERFLQERSDWIGRVSLIVVVVPSRVEVDQYQLLKSEIDELVGAINGRFSRPDWTPITYLFKTYDFDMLTALYRQADVALITPLRDGMNLIAKEYVAARADGAGVLALSEMAGAAQELGEALLVNPNDIVGMAQTIADALEMPLDEQRARMRRMQSRIRRYDVFRWADEFMSALEAWQGEQRQLEIRPLRGAARHSLLQAWRGARRRLLLTDYDGTLAPFHSMPELAHPSEEIRSLLLQIAQQCQLVIISGRDRETLQRWLGDLPLTLIAEHGAATRLQGEEWRELQMAGADWKSVVRPVFDLAADRTPGAFVEEKEFSLVWHFRNADLEAARAREQELLDTLTALTANLEVQILRGNRIVEARMLGANKGAAALRMMAREDYDWILAIGDDATDEDMFQSLPPECWTVRVGLHATRARFNLDSQSDVPPFFSELAAAAQGAWI
- a CDS encoding glycoside hydrolase family 15 protein — protein: MSLRDLGIVGNCQFNALIDSSGAVQWLCFPRFDSSFVFGGLVDGQCGGHFQIEGAEPGGAPAPPGRLDYLRNTNILRNIVESRSGCFEILDFAPRFIQNERSYRPTMLIRIVRPLAGRPLLRVRCQPVYDYGEVRLQAEVGSHHIEYSGASGRLRLTTNHSLEYLQSGALFALEGPVYFALAWGPPLEGPLEESCENFFQRTRLYWRTWVKHTTLPAEYQREVIRSALILKLHQFEDTGAIIAATTTSIPEAPGSARNWDYRYCWVRDAALAIRAFRMLGHFEEMEGFANFMRDRAGADGGRLQPLYSVAGENALTERELPLLGGYLKHLPVRVGNDAWRQIQNDVYGEMALALTPLYTDERFQADVGPDLSILNELCEQIQRTIGDSDAGIWEYRSISKRNAFTLLMHWVGATRIAAIAEMSGEQGLMLRARHLAAEAGLALQEEYWNEQLGAYVMWPNSAMLDASLLMMVNLGFLQSDDPRARRHVEAIGSGLEAPGGLLYRYLTPDDFGQPETAFLICAFWLAEARCRVGLQQKGRELFQRLLGCANPLGLFSEDFDARDASLWGNFPQAYSHVGLINAAFLLSGPHPV
- a CDS encoding SpoIIE family protein phosphatase; protein product: MKLERSGGRAPSDNRWPWRNRRKSSGLTARMLLPFLLLTCQLWRCQPQMAAESPVPVRTLELSALNERHEINAGEAQVLIDPGATLSADDAASSPAWQDWPRPAVNLGLTSAAVWVRLRVAHHGNAPLTRLLLAENARLWELELYRVDHNRTAMLARSGASQDAATVSLAFPYYAFPLTLQPQESIELLLRAQHRTTLQLPLAIVPQSALLDGGRAFAWGYGLIFGALAALALYHLFIYLAVRDRNSILYVLIVVFMILFTAGFAGLTQRWLFLGQADLDSRFLPAIGALGLALVAFFTADYFHAASALPLGARLLHWIIAGLLLAAVLSMAGWVRAATGLAIVCSFVLAPASIWIALTRMRRGFRPARPYLIAWGVFFLATTLHGVMQLGGFTLLFWLQHGLAIGAVVSAALLSLGVGSRLRSQELERAEISAELSLAREIQLALLPVQLPDQELLAVAYHYEPMHLIGGDLVDVHLRGDRALFIVADVSGHGVPAALLSTAIKAALPPCYELAADPAALLTRLHRGVLDRMAGRHFTACVASFSVQDGALTVAAAGAPPPMLLSRDGDVVELEALGPVIHPQIDPIWENQRFQLQSGDRILMYTDGVVEAENEYGDRFREERLVSLLERCGALSPDQVCERILRELRHFVGFERGLQDDVTLMCFERRRTSLD